One Coffea eugenioides isolate CCC68of chromosome 2, Ceug_1.0, whole genome shotgun sequence genomic window, TTTGTAAACTACTGTTGGGCAGAAAACCCTGAGAACCAAATAAAGAGGTCCAATATATGAATACTCATATTAAACCCAAGTTACTTCCCTAGTCCACCATGATACTCAAGGCAAATTCAACTATTTGGAGCTAAATCGTGGATCCTATTTTCTTCAACACGTTAATAGAATCCCCGTCAAACCCCTAGTTCCAAGATACACCAACTAGACTTAACATATTACTGGCTGCATGGCCCAACATAAGACGATAACAATTTATCCGTCCGACAAAAAGATAGCAATTTACTGATCTATTATTGAGAAGAAACAACTTGCGAATATGTAGCCTAGACTCAAACTCGAAAACCTTTTTATAAAGTGTAAAATGAAAGATCTCAAATTTAGaatctctcacttacactctCTTCTTCTGTACTATTCAATTTATCCCTTTCTCATAACTCAAAAACTTTGATACCAttggttgagaaaaaaaattcaaagagcTGAGAGCCCATCATAGAGGCTTAAAATATTTAGGAGCCTAATGCCGATGCAAAAGGTTAAATTGATAGGTCTTAAACCCTTATCTATATATTaaaaactccttttttttttctctaaaaataAGGTAGGATAACTAAttttactcatgaacctaaAAATTGTTCAATTTGATGGAGCTGGAAATGAACTTCCCCAGTTAACTTAGTCTAATGTCTAGTTGACTCATGAGATGTGTCCAGTTTCATTACTTTGGAACTCCAACATAAACTTACCATGATCACTTCAgaagaaaatattatatatgAATATCCTCCAATAGCCACTTTCCTCCTTAATTCAAACATAGACTTCCTTCCTTTAGCTAATACACCTCTCTCTATAATTCAGACCCCATTCCAGCATCTAGGAGGAATATTCCACCAAAATGtgaaccccaaaaaaaaaacaaaaacaaatatGTAATAGACTCTTAGGTTAATGTGGTATAGCTGATGAAGCCAGTAATTTATACAACCACACAATTGAAGATAAGAGTTGATGGTTCGGGAGGCAATGATCATTTTATGGACGAGATGCGAGTAAAGTTGCGTGTAATGTCCGGCAATTATAGCAAGACTTTTCATGTACTGTTGTCCTACTCTATTTTTGTTCGGTATGAAATGGTAAACGATTTCATCTCAGGATTTTTGTCTAAAGAACGTCAACGTCTAAACAGGTGCAAAGCAATTTATCAATTTAGCATACAATAACCCTTCGCGCAATTTAGCATTTAACCTATTTCCAAAGCACCATTAAATCACTATCAGTTTCCTTCTTTAATTGATTTATGTTGGCAATCATTTCTTTAGCTTAAGAAGTTCCTCGTTTAAAATCTTTTCCATCTCTACAACTGTCCTTGCAGGAATGTGATGTAGTGGCAGAAGATTGTTTGTTTGCATACCCTGACCAGGTCACCTAAAATAAATGTACAGACTGATTTTATTTGGGGTTACAAATTTGTATATTATTTGGTTGAATGGCTACCCACATCAAAGTATTCAGATAATATTAAGTTCATAAGTTCACAAAAAATATCCAAAAGATTAAGGGACTCATGGATTTGATGAATGCCTGATATGAATCTTGGGTTGACTTGGTTTACCATATTAAATTTCACTTTAAGACACTGTGCTCTTAAGACCTTCAAAtttatcccatttaaattcaatCGATAATATTATTAACAAGACTAACAGAATAGAGATACactgcaaatcaataacaaattgATGAATGTGGTTAGAAAGAGTAAGGGGATCGTAATTGGAACAAAATTATGCATTCATACGTACACAAAGCATAAAACATGATAATTATTCATTGCTGTAAAAAGTGAAAGCGGTGGTAGTTTAACTTAGTAATTTAAcattaaacaagaaaaagaagtaCAACTTCTGAACAAGTCTTTGGTACATCACGTTTTGCAGTTACTCAGACACTCAACAACAACTCAACAGTAAAAACAGCAAAATGTAAATAGTTATTAAGCAGGTAGACCCTGCAAGACTCTtcatttgatgaaaattctccATGTTCAAAGTTGAGCTAAGCGACTTATGTCAATTGGATATGCATCTGATGACTTTTGAGCCCTGTATGATCTTCTCCCAACTATGATATTTGCAGCTTCAGTTGGATGAAATGCATCCCAAAATAGATGCTGATTTCTGTTAGGACATGGAGTTTGAAAAGGAAGACATGTTATCTGGCCATTGTTTCTCCCAACTCCACAGCAACCTCTATTTGTCACAGTGAAACCTGCGCAGAAAATTAAATATAATTCGAAACCAGCTAGATGCATTTTCCAACCCCCTCCAAGAGTTGAATTTTCGTAGTTAACAtaacattttgaattttttaaaatttttatttgtgaagTAAAAAAATTGCATCAACTCAAACAATAAATGTGCAAATAAATTTCTAGGAGAAATGGcatggaagttaccaaaagcaGAGGGACTGCTGATTAAATCCTGGAAAATCCCATAAGCATCAATGTAGATAAATCTTGCATCAGTGAATTGATTGTTCAAGGTGTCCACTAAAGACTTAAGTTTGCTATTGAACATCTGATTTGCCGAGTTGATTCTGGCCACACAAGTTCTGCCATCAGGGCTATTTTGGGCTAATTCATTTGGACTGCATCCAATTTGACCCACTCCGATCAAAACAAGCTTCCTTGCTCCAAGGTTATACAATCTCTATCGACAATCATAAACATCAAAATGTCAAACTTAGAACTtaacaaagaaaaaagtaagaaaaaaaaaataaaggaacaGTTCTATTCTATGAAATATGAATAGGGCTTGTAATGAACtttaagaggaaaaaaaagaaggaggAAATACATGAAAGAGTAATTAAATGAAAGAAAGGATAAATGAAAAACCAACAAGAACTTTTAAAAGTTAGCACTGCTTCTCGAtcattaattttccctttttagtaaattaaaacaaacaggTGGCTAAGCAGACTGCGTttaagttattttattttattctatttttctGTTTGTTATTCTTCATAGTGCTTTAAAAGATTTGTTCACAGTTCCTCATTTCCAGCTCATAATTAATATCACCTAAACTATTGTCCTTCTGCCCAAGTCAAAAGGGAGGTTGGTCGATTGGTACAACATTGGAAAAAACACCCTTTTAGAATACGACTAAGCAATAAATACAACTAGCTTTTGTTCAAGGAGGCAGAGACTTCTGAAACAAATTGTGCGTGAAATTGTCCAAGAAATTAATTCCTCATGCTGTCATGCATGGTAGCTTTTGCTACAGCATGATGATCAGAAGTCGAAGGAGACTAGAAGAGTGCAATTACATCTCTAAGAATGACATAATGTACATCAGACACCTCATTTCTTTgacttttcatttctttctgtcctcttgccttttttttttcccttcttcatTTATCTCCATATAAAACATAGAGTTACTTAAATTCTCTACCCAAGCATGCATCAGCAAATTTTTTCTCTATCTCATCACATGATATGATATATGAATGggataattaaaaattttagtcATGGAAAAATATGAGTGTCTCACCCTTATTTGTTGAGAATACTGGCCAATAAGAGCATTAGCAAATTGCTCAGGTGTGAATTGTCTGCTACTTGAGTAGAATAGAGGCATGAAAtaattgttaagatagtcattGCTGCCAAGTCCAACTGAATATATGCATTTGCTAAGGTAAGCTGCAGCACGGTTTTGGTCTCCAAGTAAGCTCACAATTTGAGAAACTGTGTTGTTGTAATTATTCACCTGCCCAGTAAAACTAGTTCTGGCACCCTATATGAGAGAATTCATCAGCACCTTCATATGCAtgtagaccaaaaaaaaaaataatgtagTTGTCAAAAACAAAGTAATCTTTTGTAGTATTACCAATTGCTGGCCAGTTTCTTCTCTAATTCCAGCAGCAGCTGAAGCATAATTTACTCCTTTGAGTATGTCTTGGCCCTGGGCTCTTGTGAAGGGTCGAATATATCCATTGAATCCCAGTAGCTCAGCTGATGATGAAGCAAACACATTGAATAGGAATaatcaaaatgaaaataacacATAAATTAAAATATACGTGTGTGTAGATTAATACATGTGtgtgtatataaaaaaaatgttatttgcattCCTATTTTTGTTAATCACACTCTCACTATCATTTTAATCATATAACTTTCATTTATTAAACTATatcatgataaaataaaataaaaattgagtgtaatgtgtgtgtgtgtgagtgacggaactaaaaaaaaaattaactagtATACAAAATCgatattgtaaaaaaaaaaaaaaaaaaaaaaaaaacctttagaCTGCTACGAGAATTACCCAACATCACACTATATGCAGTATGTTTCCAAATTTTACTTGCTAGGCAGATATTGCAGTATCTCGAAAACGTTCTTGCCAATGCGGAAAATATACGTAGTAAAATATAGTATTACGTGAGACCATAAAGCGAATACTTTCTTTGACATGCAATTAGTAAACAACGAAGAACATGTAGTCATTAACCGCTTGAAAATGATAGTCAAGAGAATATGCACAAAAGCAGCTCATCATTAGATGTGACAAGTTCGACGGATATTTGCTAATTCTTCGAATGTATATGTTATGACTGCATGTTCATGGTAATCTTatttttaatattgtcaataTGAAGTTGACCTAATTTCAGAATTAGGAAGCTGATAAATATTACCTTTTAAATAAAGAGAAAGTATAGATATATACGACCAATCAAGCAACAAATTAGTGAGAGAGTAAGAGAGAGGGGTTCAAAACTCACTTATAACATCAACGGTAGTTTTTCCATTACAAAACCTTCCAGTTGGTCCACCAGGAAAATCGATTCCATAGGGCAAGTAATTAGCTTTAGCCAAAGAATTGATATTGTTGTTGTTACCATTGTCCACCAGGGAATCTCCAAAAATAAAGTAACATGGAACCTGGGGCTGTGCTAAAACCCCGATCggcaccaccaccaccaccatcacAACAAACCCCACCAAGAATTTCTTGAACTCAGCCCCCATTTGCAACATATtttagaataaaataaaagggaGTTCAAAGAATTTTGTAGCTAAAAAAAAAGGGCTAGTACTAAAAGGTGGTGGACTCCTTTTAGCTATTGAGTGATGAAATTCTAGGAGCATCAAGTGTGTTATTTATACACATATTTTAAGGTCAGACTTGAAAGGCTTGGCAATCAATTAATAGGTGTGCAGCAGTTAGTTCTGGGAATCAATCAGTCAAGCAATTAACTTTTATGGGTGAGAAGTAACGGTGCATTAAATTTAACGCGGATAGACTTTGAGTTTCTTTACAGTTTACACTGATGGCCAAACAGAGTTAGTTTGAAATGGTCGTCAATTTGACAATCGCCCTTTTTGTCTGCGCCGACGACACAATTCGTACTGCCGCTTGCGGGCGCCAAAGAAGTCGGTACAAGCATACTTATAAAGTCCCTCCCGGTCGAGTCGGCCAACCCGATTTATCCGGTAGGATCGAATTGATCACTAATTAGGTGAGTTAAGCAATAGATTCATCTGATCAACGATTAAGCGGTTGGATCACCGATTTAAAATAttgattattttttataatttaaaatatattattatattatataatataactGTTGTCCAACGTGCGGTTGAACTGGTGATCAGATCACCTCTTTGGATCGGGTTTCGAGTCGGGTTTAAGAGTACAAGGTCCATTTTTCCAAAGAAGTTTTATCGTTTTGGGCCTCGTTTGTTAGTTTaggcgagagagagagagagagcttaaATTGCGAGATAAATATAATTTGACTTTGAATTATTCCAATCAGAGTTAATCTACTTAAATAGTTTGGGACATTTGCAAAGAGAAATTAATTTGAATTTATGAGTATTACAGTTTTCTTCTTGAAAGTTTTATGGACAAGGtaacttttctttcatttctcttcatttggCAAAAGACGTTTTTAGTTATTTTTGCATTCCATTTCTTCCTATACTCTAGAATATTTACTTTATTTTGTGCTTCCAACTAGTGTAGGATAAAATTTCACTATCATTAATTATAGATGCACTCTTACTTTATAGATGACACATTAATTCTTAAAGTATAAAATCCATCCCACTTTAATTATTAAAATTTGAGCGTCACTTGCCTACTATTATGTTAGTTTTGACAATCGGTTTCATATTTTAAGGGATAAAATATCCAAAGTTGAAGTTTAAGAACTAAACTCCGATTTTACACTTTAGAAAGTAAAGAGCTCAAAATTAAAACtaacttaaaaattaaagcgGGAGTGCATCAATAGCTTTAAAGTGGGAGTGCATCAAAAGGTTTGCTACATCTGTTCGTAAAAATTATTTGGATTTGTCTTGTATTCAAGATAATTTAAAACGAACACATTTATgtttacttgcaaaattaaaaaCAATTTCTCACTTCTCCAGTTCACAAGGAAAGACAAACAAAACAGAAACGACTTAAAATTCATAATCACAAATAAAAAGACTGATGGGTCTAGTTTGCACGAGAGCTTTGAGCACTACATTTTATAAACATCTAAGAATACATATCGAAATCCTATCTGATGCTTCCTCGGTCATAATTCATAAGTCGCCAAGTATCTGATTCCCATCAAAGCAGCAGCCAAATTCCTGGTTGAACTTTCGACTTGATTTCCGAATAAGGTTGTTAAACTTGGACCAGTAAGTGATCTAATGGAATATCGAGTTGTGACTTTAACCAGTTCAACCAATTAAACTGGTTGAGTAACCGCAACACctttttttatgtattttaatatttGTTGTCCATGGATTTTTCTCAAATAATGGATTTTTCTCAAATGACATAATGTTGGACAACAGATTACTTAAAACTACAAAAGTGTATAAGCTAAGTTTCAAATTTACCTAGTACTAACAAAACATAGAATATTAATGTAATTAACTAAAGAAAACTAAGCAATTTCGAAAGTAGCACTGATCAATTATTAACAAAAGCATATATTTGTATACGCTTACTGCAcatattttttagtttttataattttagccctcaaattattaaattttcatacttttaagttttaacccTTCAATTTATTGTATGTATATGTTTAACCCTTGAACTCTAAAAACACATCTAATCTGACCTTCCCATTAATTTGAATTGTTAAGAGCAAAGGAACCGCTTCATACATAGTATGCAGGCAAAACTTGAAGGTCTAATAAATTAACATGGTGAAAGAAATAGTTCAAAATTGGGGATTTATCATTTAATACAAataggaccaaataaatcatattTTTGCAATGCCAATGACATAAGAAATTTAAAGTTGACACCAAATGAGTCTTGGAATAGCCAAAAAAATAATGATGAGAGTCCAAAATTCTATTGTTAAAATTTagatgatttcatttcaaatttcagttttatcaaacgcaccttAAATTTTATTCAATTGTCCCCTGCAGAGCACATAATTGTATGTGTACACAGTTGTTAAGGATATCATCTCTATATACGGTGTGAACTATGTGTAGAGGTTTGATGTGATAGTGCTTGGCGTTTGATTTTAAGACGTAATACTTGAATTTTTGGATTTCAGTCCTTTCTGATAATAAGTAATGACTAGCATATATTCAAATATGTCTAGAAATTAGGCGCACAGATTCTTATACATCATAGTCTAGATATAAttcgtttcctttgtttttttaaatgtgctgctttgaaatttgaaagaaCAAATTCAACATTTTCCTAAAACTATAAGAATGTCATGGCGACAGTAGACACTAGCCCTTTTTAACACTAAGCACTTTTGTTATAGTTAAGTTTAGAATGACATGGAAAACGATGTAGATATAGTTTTTTAAATTTAAGGGATTTGAATAATTTTCTTCCGAAAAGGATCAAATGCATGGGACAAGTGTTGAgttgtagaaaaatatatttatgacttaaaaatacatttttataacCAACAATTACAACGAAAACCTTAAGCTAGAGCAGTAGTATGCCATCAATCATCTCCTTTGACTCTAATTAATTGAAGTTTACATCTTCAAAGTTGTGCTAAGCGACTTATGTCAATTGGATATGCATCTGATGACTTTTGAGCCCTGTACGCTCTTCTTCCAACTATGGTATTGCCAGCTTCAGTTGGATGAAAAGCATCCCAAAACAGATATTGATTTCTATTTCGACATGGAGTTTGTAAAGGAAGACATGTTATTTGGCCATTGTTTCTTCCAACACCACAGCACCCAACATTTACGACAGTGAAACCTACACCAGGAAAAAAAGGGCGAAAATACAGCAATGTCAATTACAAATATATACTTTGAACCATTTTTGTtctatttcaaaaattcttCTAATTGtctatttttggtcaaaaacgAAAACACTAATCaccaaatttttttccattGAAATTTTCAAGACCATTTAATACAATGCTCAAATTTTTTATCAAGGGCATCACAAGTTGAGTTTCGTGTTGTTCAAACCAATTCATGTAATTATTACtatatttaataaaaatttgaacaGTTTTTGTATAATCGCAAACATAGTCGTATGTATTCAAAAGTTCAAGTTTAAGCCCAATTGTATGAGTTTACACCAAAAGTTGTGAGAATTACATGAATTGATTTAAACCGGATAGAATTCAACTTGTGAAGGCCCTAATCCTCAAACTTTAGGTTTGAAACTGTGATTTTCTCTTTTAAACTACATCCTTAATAGTTAATTTTAGAAAGTAATGTGTACAATACCAAAGCTACTGTCTATTTTATAAATACATGAGACGAATATCAGCACGAAATATTGAAGTAAAGAATGATGATGCTGAGAAAACTGCAATAATAATTTCAGAAACTGTAAGGAGGCTTATGACCACAAATCTCATGAAAGATTAAAAGTTACCATTCTTTGTCTTCATTGACATCATTTCATAAATGGAAATTACTCTATCTAGCAAAGGACAATCAGAAAAA contains:
- the LOC113763206 gene encoding GDSL esterase/lipase At1g29670-like, which gives rise to MLQMGAEFKKFLVGFVVMVVVVVPIGVLAQPQVPCYFIFGDSLVDNGNNNNINSLAKANYLPYGIDFPGGPTGRFCNGKTTVDVITELLGFNGYIRPFTRAQGQDILKGVNYASAAAGIREETGQQLGARTSFTGQVNNYNNTVSQIVSLLGDQNRAAAYLSKCIYSVGLGSNDYLNNYFMPLFYSSSRQFTPEQFANALIGQYSQQIRRLYNLGARKLVLIGVGQIGCSPNELAQNSPDGRTCVARINSANQMFNSKLKSLVDTLNNQFTDARFIYIDAYGIFQDLISSPSAFGFTVTNRGCCGVGRNNGQITCLPFQTPCPNRNQHLFWDAFHPTEAANIIVGRRSYRAQKSSDAYPIDISRLAQL